A window of Cohnella herbarum contains these coding sequences:
- the gdhA gene encoding NADP-specific glutamate dehydrogenase, with the protein MTTITAEAGTSAQQYVQSVYEAVIKRNPHESEFHQAIKEILDSLTPVFAKHPKYMKQGILERIVEPERVVYFRVPWVDDKGVTQVNRGFRVQFNSAIGPYKGGLRFHPSVNASIIKFLGFEQIFKNSLTGLPIGGGKGGSDFDPKGKSDNEIMKFTQSFMTELYKYIGPDEDVPAGDIGVGAREIGYMFGQYKRIKGGHEAGVLTGKGIIYGGSLTRTEATGYGCVYFVNEMLEAKGLSFQDSTVVVSGSGNVSIYAIDKATQLGAKVVACSDSNGYIYDPRGINLHTVKRLKEVERKRISEYVNEHPHAVYTEGCAGIWTIPCDIALPCATQNEIDEEAAKLLVSNGVKAIGEGANMPSTLEAIEVFLENRVLFGPAKAANAGGVAVSALEMSQNSMRLSWTFEEVDAKLHGIMKNIYQNSVKAAEAYGHSGNLVVGANIAGFIRVADAMLAQGVV; encoded by the coding sequence GTGACAACAATCACTGCCGAGGCAGGTACAAGCGCGCAACAATACGTTCAATCCGTTTATGAAGCAGTCATTAAACGTAACCCGCACGAGAGCGAATTCCACCAAGCCATTAAAGAAATTTTAGACTCCCTCACTCCTGTATTTGCTAAGCACCCCAAATATATGAAACAAGGGATACTAGAACGGATCGTAGAGCCGGAGCGCGTTGTTTACTTCCGAGTTCCATGGGTTGACGACAAAGGCGTAACGCAAGTCAATCGTGGTTTCCGCGTTCAGTTCAACAGCGCAATTGGTCCTTATAAAGGCGGTCTTCGCTTCCACCCATCCGTTAACGCTAGCATTATCAAATTCCTCGGCTTCGAACAAATCTTCAAAAACTCCCTAACCGGTCTCCCTATTGGCGGCGGTAAAGGCGGCTCCGACTTCGACCCTAAAGGCAAATCAGACAACGAAATCATGAAATTTACCCAAAGCTTCATGACCGAGCTATACAAATACATCGGCCCGGACGAGGATGTACCTGCAGGAGATATCGGAGTAGGCGCACGCGAGATCGGATACATGTTCGGTCAGTACAAACGGATCAAAGGCGGACATGAAGCCGGCGTTCTTACAGGCAAAGGCATTATCTACGGAGGAAGCCTTACGCGTACGGAAGCTACGGGCTACGGTTGCGTTTACTTCGTGAACGAGATGCTTGAAGCTAAAGGCTTGAGCTTCCAAGATAGCACGGTCGTCGTCTCCGGATCCGGGAACGTTTCGATCTACGCGATCGATAAAGCGACTCAGCTTGGCGCGAAAGTCGTCGCTTGCAGCGACTCCAACGGTTATATCTACGATCCAAGAGGAATTAACCTCCATACGGTCAAACGTTTGAAAGAGGTTGAACGTAAACGAATCAGCGAATACGTGAACGAACATCCGCACGCCGTATATACGGAAGGATGCGCAGGCATCTGGACGATCCCGTGCGATATCGCTCTTCCTTGCGCGACTCAAAACGAAATTGACGAAGAAGCGGCCAAATTGTTGGTATCCAATGGCGTTAAAGCCATCGGAGAAGGCGCCAACATGCCTTCCACGCTGGAAGCGATCGAAGTGTTCTTGGAAAATCGCGTATTGTTCGGACCAGCTAAAGCTGCCAATGCGGGCGGCGTTGCGGTTTCCGCGCTCGAGATGTCCCAGAACAGCATGAGATTGTCTTGGACTTTCGAAGAAGTCGATGCTAAACTTCACGGAATCATGAAAAATATTTACCAAAATAGCGTTAAAGCCGCGGAAGCTTACGGGCATTCCGGCAATCTCGTCGTCGGCGCCAACATCGCGGGATTCATCCGCGTTGCCGATGCGATGCTTGCTCAAGGCGTCGTATAA
- the tnpC gene encoding IS66 family transposase, translating into MKLTSQQVNKISKGDKEIADYFSALLTQNQQLTQLVEKQAAQIEKQTLQIEKLEKRVNDLERQLGQNSNNSSKPPSSDGLRKQNNSRQSGGKKGAPTGHDGHTLRFSTSPDEIVVHSVSTCKHCAQSLDGVAVQGYTKRQLFDLPLPRLVVTEHRAEEKCCPACHTRQRATFPDRVQAPVQYGEGFTAWTAYLNVYQLLPLDRISRLFFDLTGYQPSEATLLAQIKTMASVVADQEPSIRKHLLTQPLIHSDETPMRLNGKQQYLHTHSNADWTLLAMHARRCGPALVEMGVLPSYTGIVVHDCLNSYFKPEFKFTHVLCNAHLLRECQGIAEHDHHKWASDMKQLLQRSWVLAKGARAAGIPLSDEVLTEIDLSFDAILALGKTEWAKDAVREKTGPRGRKCKSKAANLGQRFELHKASILRFLYDARVPFDNNQAERDIRMSKVKQKISGCFRTATGGEQFASIRGFISTLLKQKLPLHASLVSALRGNFQFKTT; encoded by the coding sequence GTGAAACTAACTTCGCAACAAGTGAATAAGATTAGCAAGGGCGACAAAGAAATTGCGGATTATTTCAGTGCGCTCCTTACTCAAAACCAACAGTTGACCCAACTTGTCGAAAAGCAGGCCGCTCAAATCGAGAAGCAAACCCTTCAAATCGAGAAGTTAGAAAAGCGCGTTAACGATTTAGAACGGCAACTCGGACAAAATAGCAACAACAGCAGTAAACCGCCCTCCAGTGACGGATTGCGTAAACAGAATAATTCGCGCCAGTCTGGCGGCAAAAAGGGTGCGCCTACCGGCCATGATGGACATACACTTCGTTTCAGCACTTCGCCGGACGAAATCGTCGTGCATTCGGTATCCACTTGTAAGCATTGTGCCCAATCCCTTGATGGGGTGGCCGTGCAAGGCTATACCAAGAGACAATTATTTGACTTACCACTTCCCCGTTTGGTTGTCACTGAACATCGCGCGGAGGAGAAGTGTTGCCCAGCTTGCCATACACGTCAGCGGGCTACCTTTCCAGACCGAGTTCAAGCACCTGTGCAGTATGGAGAAGGCTTTACAGCTTGGACCGCTTATTTAAATGTTTATCAGCTTCTGCCACTAGATCGCATCTCGCGATTGTTTTTCGATCTGACCGGTTACCAGCCTAGCGAAGCGACGCTTTTGGCACAGATCAAGACGATGGCATCCGTTGTAGCGGATCAAGAGCCGAGTATTCGAAAGCATCTCCTTACGCAGCCACTCATTCACAGCGATGAAACACCCATGCGCTTGAATGGCAAACAACAGTATCTCCATACGCACTCCAACGCCGATTGGACTTTGTTAGCCATGCACGCGAGGCGATGTGGGCCGGCACTTGTAGAAATGGGCGTGTTGCCATCTTACACCGGTATTGTGGTTCATGACTGTCTTAATTCCTACTTCAAACCCGAGTTTAAGTTCACGCACGTCTTGTGTAACGCGCATTTATTGCGCGAATGCCAAGGGATCGCGGAGCATGACCATCATAAGTGGGCATCCGACATGAAACAGTTGCTCCAAAGAAGTTGGGTGCTGGCCAAAGGAGCTCGAGCGGCAGGTATCCCCTTGTCGGATGAGGTGCTCACCGAGATTGACCTAAGCTTCGATGCCATTTTGGCCCTAGGGAAAACGGAATGGGCTAAAGATGCGGTGCGCGAAAAAACAGGACCTCGAGGACGAAAATGCAAAAGCAAAGCGGCTAATCTTGGGCAGCGATTCGAGCTTCATAAAGCGTCGATTCTTCGCTTTCTTTACGATGCCCGCGTCCCTTTTGACAACAACCAGGCCGAACGAGACATCCGTATGTCCAAGGTGAAGCAGAAGATTTCTGGATGCTTCCGTACGGCAACTGGCGGCGAACAATTTGCAAGTATTCGTGGCTTTATTTCCACTCTCCTCAAACAGAAGCTTCCTTTACATGCCTCACTCGTATCCGCACTCCGTGGTAATTTCCAATTCAAGACTACCTGA
- the bacA gene encoding undecaprenyl-diphosphate phosphatase: MNEFIKAVIMGIVEGLTEFLPVSSTGHMILTGRLLEFEGDMADTFKVVIQLGAVMAVLVLYWRRFVGFLNITPTALRRPGINIIHVIIAMIPFVITGFTIHGYIKERLFGPTPVLIGLVAGGILMIIADRVRRKVSAETMDKITYKQAFGIGLFQCLAVWPGFSRSGSTISGGMLLGTSQKAAAEFTFIVSVPVMFGASAYDLYKSREFLTTADIPLFLVGLVAAFVVAMIAIVTFLNLIKRLRLSWFAYYRFVLAAVFFVILYL, translated from the coding sequence TTGAACGAATTTATTAAAGCCGTGATTATGGGAATTGTTGAGGGTTTGACCGAGTTTTTGCCCGTTTCGTCTACGGGGCATATGATCTTGACCGGACGATTGTTGGAATTTGAAGGGGATATGGCTGATACTTTTAAGGTCGTCATTCAACTAGGGGCGGTAATGGCCGTGCTTGTACTGTATTGGAGAAGATTTGTCGGTTTCTTGAATATCACGCCTACGGCGCTTAGACGTCCGGGAATCAATATCATCCATGTCATTATCGCGATGATTCCTTTCGTCATTACCGGTTTCACCATTCACGGATATATCAAGGAACGATTATTCGGTCCCACGCCCGTCTTAATCGGACTTGTCGCCGGCGGTATCCTCATGATAATCGCCGATCGGGTTCGAAGGAAAGTCAGCGCGGAGACGATGGACAAGATTACGTATAAGCAAGCTTTCGGTATCGGTCTCTTCCAATGCTTGGCGGTATGGCCTGGGTTCTCCAGATCGGGCTCCACGATTTCCGGAGGGATGCTGCTGGGGACAAGCCAGAAGGCTGCGGCCGAATTCACGTTTATCGTCTCCGTTCCGGTTATGTTCGGCGCTTCCGCCTATGACCTGTATAAGAGCAGGGAGTTTTTGACGACTGCCGATATTCCGTTGTTCCTCGTCGGACTGGTCGCTGCTTTCGTCGTGGCCATGATCGCGATCGTCACTTTCTTAAACTTGATCAAACGATTAAGGCTGTCTTGGTTTGCTTATTATCGATTCGTACTGGCGGCGGTTTTCTTCGTGATTTTGTACTTATAA
- a CDS encoding aminotransferase class I/II-fold pyridoxal phosphate-dependent enzyme, which produces MPPSGIRKFFDYTSGMKDVISLGVGEPDFVTPQVVRDACILALEKGKTSYTSNAGMPELREAIAEYMRSGYRVTYNPSDEVLVTVGSSEAIDLALRALITEGDEILIPEPCYISYSPIVFLGGGKPVAVETSADNQFKLTADALKKKLTSRSKVLVLCYPNNPTGAIMTYEEWLPIAKLVEERNLIVISDEIYAELTYGGERHVSFASLPGMKDRTLLVSGFSKAFAMTGWRVGYVCGHREIVSAMLKIHQYTVMCAPIIGQIAALASLQVGMEEKDRMIESYNQRRRAFVQGLRQIGLPCHEPLGSFYAFPSIAHTGLNSEQFAQQLLKDAKVVTVPGQVFGSGGEGFIRCSYASSQVQLDEALDRIHTFLQRRL; this is translated from the coding sequence ATGCCGCCTTCCGGAATCCGCAAGTTTTTCGATTATACGTCCGGAATGAAGGACGTCATCTCGCTTGGAGTAGGAGAACCGGATTTCGTCACTCCGCAAGTCGTCAGGGATGCGTGCATCCTCGCGCTGGAAAAAGGAAAAACCTCCTACACCTCGAACGCGGGCATGCCGGAATTGAGGGAAGCGATCGCGGAATATATGCGTTCGGGCTACCGGGTCACGTACAACCCTTCCGACGAAGTATTGGTTACGGTCGGCAGCAGCGAGGCGATCGACCTCGCATTGCGTGCGCTCATTACGGAAGGCGATGAAATCCTTATACCCGAGCCTTGTTATATTTCTTACTCCCCGATTGTATTTCTCGGAGGAGGCAAGCCGGTTGCCGTCGAAACTAGCGCGGATAATCAGTTTAAATTGACTGCGGATGCTCTGAAGAAGAAGCTGACTTCCCGATCCAAGGTACTCGTTCTCTGCTATCCGAACAACCCGACCGGCGCAATCATGACCTATGAGGAATGGCTGCCTATCGCCAAACTGGTGGAAGAACGCAATCTGATCGTCATCTCGGACGAAATCTACGCGGAACTCACTTATGGAGGAGAACGGCATGTCAGCTTCGCTTCGCTCCCCGGCATGAAGGACAGAACGTTACTTGTTAGCGGATTTTCCAAGGCCTTCGCGATGACGGGCTGGCGGGTCGGCTACGTATGCGGTCATCGGGAGATCGTATCGGCTATGCTCAAGATTCACCAATATACGGTCATGTGCGCTCCGATTATCGGACAGATTGCGGCACTGGCTTCGCTCCAAGTCGGAATGGAGGAGAAGGACCGGATGATCGAATCTTATAATCAACGCCGGAGGGCATTCGTTCAAGGACTCAGACAGATCGGACTTCCTTGTCATGAGCCGCTCGGTTCCTTCTATGCTTTTCCTTCGATCGCGCATACGGGCTTAAACTCGGAGCAGTTTGCTCAACAACTGCTTAAAGACGCGAAAGTCGTAACCGTACCGGGCCAAGTGTTCGGCAGCGGCGGAGAAGGTTTCATACGATGTTCGTACGCCTCCTCGCAAGTCCAATTGGATGAAGCGTTAGATCGGATTCATACGTTCTTGCAACGTCGGCTCTAG